DNA sequence from the Anguilla anguilla isolate fAngAng1 chromosome 4, fAngAng1.pri, whole genome shotgun sequence genome:
GCCAAATGATGTGAACTCATTGCAATTTTTTCTCTATTTCATACTGAATGAAGACTTTGGCCGAGGTTCCTGTAAACCATGTGAACATGGACACTTCTCCAATGAATCTTCAATTGAGCCTTGCAGGCCCTGGACTAGGTAGGTGTTTTCATAGAACTTTTCCACCAGTTAAAGTAGAATGTCACCTGCCTGCTGAGATCATACAGTCCGGTCAATTCCAGTTGCTGGGCTGAGagtatgaaaaagtaattaaatgccTGCACACTGTCTGctccaaaccctaaccccttAACAACTGTATCAACGAAGGACAACATTTCAATTGAATCTTCAGCTGGACGAGTCCACATTACAAATACACTTGTTTTAGATTTTGTTCatgaagaaaaatgacaaccatttttaattattaataaaatatgttgtaCAATGACTCATATcaggaaacaaaatattttttgtactgTCCAAGAACCACTTGGAATATTCAGTGAATATTGATCAAGAGAGTTTTTCCCCTTTcctgaaatatgtttattttttgagagaaCAGTCTGTGTGGCCACTGGAAATAGCCCGGAATGGAATTTGCTGGCCACAAGCTAGCTTCGTATTTCTGCTGTAAGGGACAACTAGTGCTGCTTGAAATGAATGTACTAGCAAAAACTACAAATTGTTGACCCTGAAATGACCCTTAAACAACCGCCGGGAGACGGTATTCTGCTCGCTGCTCTTCCTGTCGTCTTCTGAAACGACAGTCATTGTGCGTAGATACACACATAAAAGATAATCCTGAGGGTCCTGTTTACCGCCTGTTATTTCCAGGTCATAGGAAAACACGGCTTAACGTGCCCTCTCGGACTTACCGCACTGCGGTATTATGACTAATTTTCGCACCACTTCCGTTGGAAGTTGCTGATTTTCTGGTAGCGGTTGTTCTCTGTGGTGAGCGTTTTGCTGAGGAAACCGAAAATGATGAGAACAGTGTGATAtgctgaaacaaaataatacatttgtgtaaATAAGTATATTTCCCTCCAGCTGCAAAGAACTTGGGAAGACAGAGAAACAACCTGGGAGTGATACAACAGATGCAGTGTGTGGACCTCTTATTGCTGGTATGTGAGCTGGCATTTGTGTTTACCTGCAGCAATCATGGAGGCAAGCGGGATTAAAGAGCAAACACATTGTCCAAGACAAACATGAATTTTTAGCATGTTATTGTACATATTGTAAATAGGACATCAATAGgtcatataaaatgtatttcaataaaaatgtatcttttattAATTGCAGGCACGTCCACGCCATGGGTTGTAGTGGCAGTCTTGTCCGTGATAGTCATCATTTCCTCAATcatcttgttcttgttttgctACAAAGATAGACTGGAACCTCTCTCTGGTAAATTATATTTCCCTGTCTTTAGAAATAACTGATAGTGATGTCAGTGAAAAGTAATATGTTAACTGAAGCTATTCCCTCTTAAATATCTATGGttggaaaatataattaatttcaaGTCTAAACTGGTTTAAATTTGACCTAACAGTTGTGTTCATTACTTTCAGAAAACTTAAGAACGTGTGTGCAGAATCTGAAACGAAGTCGGATACAGCAGGTAAAGAAAATTCCCCTTTTAGTGAAAAGGCAGAAAGGAATGCTGTTCAAGAAGATAAAGGttatttacagtacatggaTCAATTTTGGCCTTTTTCAGACTTGTGTATTAAATTAGGAAGATAATGTATCTTTACATTGCTTTTTTGCTGTGAAAGGTGGCCATTTTAGGTATGAATGCAAAATCTACCTTAATTGCATATGAGAGTCTATAGTACTGCCTATTAAATGGCATTTTGAATAGCattcctttcttttgtttttaaaaaggaaacatcATTGGCACCCTTCAGCAGTAACCATGGACCACAAAACGGCACACTTTATGAAATCTCCTGCCTGATTAGCCAGGAGGATAACGTGCCCAAATCCCTCAACACCTGCCCAGATGACAGACTGGCAAACGGTGACTCTGCAACAGCACGACTGGATCAGGAGGAGGGGCCTGGAGGGCCCTGTGACGAGGCTTTGGGCGTAGTGCCCTCCCCGTTGCCCTCCTCTAGCTCCTGCAGCTGCATGCTGTCCACCAAGGAGCCGATGGAGGTGGGGGAGAACGAGGACTGCAGTCAAGCGGTGGCCACAGGCCTGACCAGGGCCTGCTCCTGTGGCGGAGACAGCGGTACGGGCGGAGGGAACCTGCTCCAGGAGACGTCCCTCTGTAATGGCTGCTCCACCTGCAGCCTCTCGGCCTGCTCCCGCTGCGCCAACCGGCACGGGTCATGTGACGCTTGTCTGGATTTCTGCGGCCGAGCGGCGAAGGCCAGCGCGTCAGAGAGCAAGGGCGGCCTCTGCGGCTCGGCTCGAGCGGACGGAGACCACAGACAGAAcgagccctgctgctgcagcataGACTCCACCACTGTCCCCATGCTGTCCTCGGACAGTGATAACGAGGAGGACGGTAGCCAGCAGGAGAAGCTCTCTGTGAGGGACCTTTCTCTGGAGCTCGATACCGAGAGCTCCAGTCACACTTCAGACCTCCCCCTGGCATCCGGTGAGTGAGCCGCTCTCTGCTTCTGTGACAGCCGCAAAATCAGCCCATAGTAAGCGCGAGCTACACACAGTATTGATGCTGCCAATTTCTACCATACTG
Encoded proteins:
- the tnfrsf11a gene encoding tumor necrosis factor receptor superfamily member 11A isoform X2; translation: MAASKPNCNQHQYVKDKMCCSKCAPGKYVFLPCKSDSDTTCRDCGSNEYQPDWNNETKCLPQKFCDTGKGFSRVRPQNRLAAVPCQCRPGFQCYLSNCEFCEKIKSCPSGYGLTTENFGRGSCKPCEHGHFSNESSIEPCRPWTSCKELGKTEKQPGSDTTDAVCGPLIAGTSTPWVVVAVLSVIVIISSIILFLFCYKDRLEPLSENLRTCVQNLKRSRIQQETSLAPFSSNHGPQNGTLYEISCLISQEDNVPKSLNTCPDDRLANGDSATARLDQEEGPGGPCDEALGVVPSPLPSSSSCSCMLSTKEPMEVGENEDCSQAVATGLTRACSCGGDSGTGGGNLLQETSLCNGCSTCSLSACSRCANRHGSCDACLDFCGRAAKASASESKGGLCGSARADGDHRQNEPCCCSIDSTTVPMLSSDSDNEEDGSQQEKLSVRDLSLELDTESSSHTSDLPLASGHVMGNSNTTFISNGQVMNFSGDVIVVYVSQNSQSSGGGPGEDFCSPVQEESSEEDFQGIAKPKMSTVPPEDMPHPLQEETHQQSVTNHMTLPVQEKPN
- the tnfrsf11a gene encoding tumor necrosis factor receptor superfamily member 11A isoform X1 yields the protein MRVDFTISWILRGWVTHLIVTLCAQAASKPNCNQHQYVKDKMCCSKCAPGKYVFLPCKSDSDTTCRDCGSNEYQPDWNNETKCLPQKFCDTGKGFSRVRPQNRLAAVPCQCRPGFQCYLSNCEFCEKIKSCPSGYGLTTENFGRGSCKPCEHGHFSNESSIEPCRPWTSCKELGKTEKQPGSDTTDAVCGPLIAGTSTPWVVVAVLSVIVIISSIILFLFCYKDRLEPLSENLRTCVQNLKRSRIQQETSLAPFSSNHGPQNGTLYEISCLISQEDNVPKSLNTCPDDRLANGDSATARLDQEEGPGGPCDEALGVVPSPLPSSSSCSCMLSTKEPMEVGENEDCSQAVATGLTRACSCGGDSGTGGGNLLQETSLCNGCSTCSLSACSRCANRHGSCDACLDFCGRAAKASASESKGGLCGSARADGDHRQNEPCCCSIDSTTVPMLSSDSDNEEDGSQQEKLSVRDLSLELDTESSSHTSDLPLASGHVMGNSNTTFISNGQVMNFSGDVIVVYVSQNSQSSGGGPGEDFCSPVQEESSEEDFQGIAKPKMSTVPPEDMPHPLQEETHQQSVTNHMTLPVQEKPN
- the tnfrsf11a gene encoding tumor necrosis factor receptor superfamily member 11A isoform X4; this encodes MRVDFTISWILRGWVTHLIVTLCAQAASKPNCNQHQYVKDKMCCSKCAPGKYVFLPCKSDSDTTCRDCGSNEYQPDWNNETKCLPQKFCDTGKGFSRVRPQNRLAAVPCQCRPGFQCYLSNCEFCEKIKSCPSGYGLTTENFGRGSCKPCEHGHFSNESSIEPCRPWTSCKELGKTEKQPGSDTTDAVCGPLIAGTSTPWVVVAVLSVIVIISSIILFLFCYKDRLEPLSENLRTCVQNLKRSRIQQETSLAPFSSNHGPQNGTLYEISCLISQEDNVPKSLNTCPDDRLANGDSATARLDQEEGPGGPCDEALGVVPSPLPSSSSCSCMLSTKEPMEVGENEDCSQAVATGLTRACSCGGDSGTGGGNLLQETSLCNGCSTCSLSACSRCANRHGSCDACLDFCGRAAKASASESKGGLCGSARADGDHRQNEPCCCSIDSTTVPMLSSDSDNEEDGSQQEKLSVRDLSLELDTESSSHTSDLPLASEEFRFSGPR
- the tnfrsf11a gene encoding tumor necrosis factor receptor superfamily member 11A isoform X3, whose amino-acid sequence is MCCSKCAPGKYVFLPCKSDSDTTCRDCGSNEYQPDWNNETKCLPQKFCDTGKGFSRVRPQNRLAAVPCQCRPGFQCYLSNCEFCEKIKSCPSGYGLTTENFGRGSCKPCEHGHFSNESSIEPCRPWTSCKELGKTEKQPGSDTTDAVCGPLIAGTSTPWVVVAVLSVIVIISSIILFLFCYKDRLEPLSENLRTCVQNLKRSRIQQETSLAPFSSNHGPQNGTLYEISCLISQEDNVPKSLNTCPDDRLANGDSATARLDQEEGPGGPCDEALGVVPSPLPSSSSCSCMLSTKEPMEVGENEDCSQAVATGLTRACSCGGDSGTGGGNLLQETSLCNGCSTCSLSACSRCANRHGSCDACLDFCGRAAKASASESKGGLCGSARADGDHRQNEPCCCSIDSTTVPMLSSDSDNEEDGSQQEKLSVRDLSLELDTESSSHTSDLPLASGHVMGNSNTTFISNGQVMNFSGDVIVVYVSQNSQSSGGGPGEDFCSPVQEESSEEDFQGIAKPKMSTVPPEDMPHPLQEETHQQSVTNHMTLPVQEKPN